The nucleotide window GTAACATGTCGCATGAACTTTGGATCGATGATGTGGTGATCTCTGGGCAAGCGATTGGCTGTCCTGAATAAGAAGTTTATTGGCAAGCAAAGAGCATTAATGATCGGATGGCTTTTTAAAAAGCTTGGAAAACACGCTTGCGCGACTTGATTTTTGTCCTTCAGGCACCATGGATTTGCGCATGGATGCGATACGCAGTTCACGCGCCGCATCCACGTTTCTTGGATTAATTTTAGCTACGACTTTGAACAACTGAAGTGCTTCAGCGTTCTTGCCTTGTTGTTTGAAGATAAGAGCCTTGTAAAAATTGGCCTTTTCGTGGCGTGGGTTGATGCTTAACGTTTTAGCAAAATGAGACAAAATTTCGTCGTAGGGAATGTCTTCATTTTTGGCGTTGAGTTGATACAAGGCCCAGCCGTAAAAGGTGTGTCCGTCGGGATCGTTAGGCGCGAGTCGCACTGCTTGCTTGGCGTGCTCCAACGCTTCTGTATAGTTGCGTTGCTGCAGAAGCATCGCGGCAGTTTGGATCTCCGATGCCGCCTCCACAAGATCCATCATGCGCTTTTGTTCAGCAGGTGATCCTGCTCCACTATTGACTAGTTCGATGTAGTCTTGACGAGCTTTGTCATTCGCAAGGGCTTTTTGCGCGTCGGTAAGCGCTTTAAACACTTCGCGTACCATGCTGCGAAGTGGATCCATTGTTTTGGGCAGTTTATCGGGATGCCACTTTTTGGCCTGACTCATGTATGCATGGCTCACCGCAGCACTGTCGGCTTCCATCGAAAGTCCGAGCAACTGAAAATGGTTCATTTCAGCTAAATGCTCGTAAGTGTGAACGATGTTTTTCCACAGGCCTTGTTCATCACTACTTAATCCTGTGGGCATCTCGGGGATGGATTTCTTTGGAACGATGTTGGGTTTAGCCGCGGGTGAAGCCGTTTTCTGAGCCGCCTGCTTGGCTGCGGTTTTTTCTTTGGGTTCCTCGGGCGGCATGATCACCGTGTTTGTCGTTACGCTTAACACCTGCGATGGTGTGGCTTTAGCGAGATCGAGCACTTTGGTAATGCCTAACATATACAGAAGTTGCTCAGCACGTAATTTGGATACAGCACCGTGATTGATAACCACATCGTACGGTGTTGATAGTTTTTCAAAACTGTGAAGAAAGCTAATGTCGGATTGATCCAGGCCGAACTCTGAAGCATCGGGCAAGTTCTTTAGTCGAATCAGGCATTGGCGAAGTTTTGCCGTGACACCAGGCATGGCTGGGCTGCGACGACCTTTGCGCAAACCTTCACTCAGTACCGCGATAGGAGAAAGGTCTCCAACAAAATTGGCGGCATGTGAAATCATGTAGTGGTTTTCAAAAAAGCTATAGCTTGAGTTCACTTTGGGCAAGAGATCAATTAAGCCAGTTTCGAAACTTTCTGGATCATTCGAGAAGCTTGCTGCTTTGAGTCGGCCTTGTTCGATCCAGATGAGCTCTTCATGTCCGTCTTCGCGGACGACAAGTGTACCTGTGATCTTTTGCTGCCATACGTAAACTAAGACGTGCGCAAAAGGTGTTTTACGAAAATTCCCCTGGACGGTGGGTGTGGGTGCTCCCGTCATAAGTAATTTATATCATACGCCATTCGGTGCCGTAAGGTGTATCGCATAACTCGACGCCCATAGCTGTAAGTTGATCTCGGATACCATCGGATGCGGCGTAGTCTTTAGCGGCACGAGCTGCATTTCGTTTTGCGATAAAATCCTCAATTTGATCCTTGCTTAGGCCCGATCGCGTCAGTCGTCTGTCTTGTACACGCCCGAGCCATTGCTCGGCAGCTTCGTTTCCAAGGCCGAGGGCTTTTCCAACGTAGGTGAACCCCTCGATGATGTGCTCAAAGGTGTGTCTGTTGATGGTCGCCTTTTTCTTCTTCAACGAATCGGCAAGCTCGTTGACGTGCTTGAGAAATTCATTGAGTGCTGCAAGTGCAGTGCAGGTGTTCAAATCGTCGTCCAAGCAGGCTTTGATGCGTGGAATGAAATTATCGATGACATCGTGTTTTGGACCATCGCCTGAGCTGAGACGGTTTTCCGGGATGTGGGCGATGCGCTCTTTGCTGCGATAGAGATATTCCAAGCGACGCTCGGCTTCTTCGATAGCAGGAAAAGAAATAACATGACCTTGCTCGTCGGTTTTCCAGTCCAGGTTTAGAGGCGCCCGGTAGTGAATGTTAAGCACAAAGAAACGCACGGCTTCGGGCTCGGCGAATTTAAAAACTTCGCGAATGGTGAAAAAATTGCCCAGGCTTTTGCTCATTTTTTCTTTGGAGACTTCGACAAAGCCGTTGTGCATCCACATGTTGGCAAAAGGCATGCCTGTTGCAGCCTCGCTTTGAGCAATTTCGTTTTCATGATGAGGAAAGACAAGATCAAGTCCGCCGCCATGCAGGTCGAGGGTGTTGCCCAAGTAGTTCATACTCATGGTTGAGCATTCGATGTGCCAACCGGGTCTGCCGTAGCCCCACGGGCTCTGCCATCCGAGTTCGCTTTGTGGACTACTTTTCCAAAGGGCAAAGTCGGCGGGGTTTTTCTTTTTTACAGCGTCACTTTGCTCAAGTCGACCACTTGCGCCCATGGACATTTGATTGAGTTTGCGTCCTGAAAGCGCGCCGTATTTCTTAAAATGCTCGACGCTAAAATAAACGTCGCCTTCCGAGGCATAGGCAGCTCCTTTGTCGATCA belongs to Myxococcales bacterium and includes:
- a CDS encoding DnaJ domain-containing protein yields the protein MTGAPTPTVQGNFRKTPFAHVLVYVWQQKITGTLVVREDGHEELIWIEQGRLKAASFSNDPESFETGLIDLLPKVNSSYSFFENHYMISHAANFVGDLSPIAVLSEGLRKGRRSPAMPGVTAKLRQCLIRLKNLPDASEFGLDQSDISFLHSFEKLSTPYDVVINHGAVSKLRAEQLLYMLGITKVLDLAKATPSQVLSVTTNTVIMPPEEPKEKTAAKQAAQKTASPAAKPNIVPKKSIPEMPTGLSSDEQGLWKNIVHTYEHLAEMNHFQLLGLSMEADSAAVSHAYMSQAKKWHPDKLPKTMDPLRSMVREVFKALTDAQKALANDKARQDYIELVNSGAGSPAEQKRMMDLVEAASEIQTAAMLLQQRNYTEALEHAKQAVRLAPNDPDGHTFYGWALYQLNAKNEDIPYDEILSHFAKTLSINPRHEKANFYKALIFKQQGKNAEALQLFKVVAKINPRNVDAARELRIASMRKSMVPEGQKSSRASVFSKLFKKPSDH
- a CDS encoding cysteine--tRNA ligase, whose protein sequence is MSLSLYNTYSKKKEALSLQDPGHAKVYVCGPTVYDYAHLGHARCYVVYDVLVRHLRTSAIKVTYVRNITDVDDKIINRSKENNEDPGKLAQRFTEAFWQDMKQLGNAPADIEPTVSEHMPQIITLIETLIDKGAAYASEGDVYFSVEHFKKYGALSGRKLNQMSMGASGRLEQSDAVKKKNPADFALWKSSPQSELGWQSPWGYGRPGWHIECSTMSMNYLGNTLDLHGGGLDLVFPHHENEIAQSEAATGMPFANMWMHNGFVEVSKEKMSKSLGNFFTIREVFKFAEPEAVRFFVLNIHYRAPLNLDWKTDEQGHVISFPAIEEAERRLEYLYRSKERIAHIPENRLSSGDGPKHDVIDNFIPRIKACLDDDLNTCTALAALNEFLKHVNELADSLKKKKATINRHTFEHIIEGFTYVGKALGLGNEAAEQWLGRVQDRRLTRSGLSKDQIEDFIAKRNAARAAKDYAASDGIRDQLTAMGVELCDTPYGTEWRMI